The region AGAACGGCGCCGTGAAAGCGATCCGCGATATTTCTTCCTTCAACATCCGCATTGCCCGGGAGAAGATCGGGATTGCGGACAAGCTGTTGCCCTTTCTTTTTGACGGGGATTGGAAACATACGATGATCATCGGCGCTCCCCATACCGGGAAAACGACGCTGCTCCGGGACATCGCCCGGCTCGTTTCCACCGGTTCCAAGGCACGCCGCATTCCCCCCGCCAAAGTGGGGATTGTCGATGAGCGTTCGGAAATCGCCGGATGCTTTCACGGCATTCCGCAAATGACCTTCGGAACCCGGGTGGACGTCTTGGACGGATGCCCGAAGGCGGAGGGCATGATGATGATGATCCGTTCCATGAGCCCGGACGTTTTGATCGTCGATGAAATCGGCAGAAAGGAAGATACGGAAGCGATTTTGGAAGCCGTTCACGCCGGGATCCGGCTGATCATGACCACCCACGGCGAGACGCTGGACGAACTGGTTCAGCGGCCCATTTTAAAAGAGATCATCGAGCAGAAGGTTTTTGAACGGTTTATCGAATTATCGAAAAGCCAGGGCCCGGGCACGATCGTCTCCTTGAAGGACAGGGAAGGCAGGCAGCTTTTCCGCAAGGTGAGTGCCGTCCATGATTAAGATCACGGGGGCCTTGATGATTCTGTTGGCGACCAGCTGGATCGGCTTCGAGCTGTCAAGGCGGTATGCGGAACGTTCTTCCCAATTGCGGCTGCTGCGATCGGCGCTGCAAAGTCTGGAGGCGGAGATCATGTACGGGCACGCCCCCCTCCATGAAGCTTCGCGG is a window of Caldibacillus debilis DSM 16016 DNA encoding:
- the spoIIIAA gene encoding stage III sporulation protein AA — translated: MKEVIRYFPERIRERILAIPEASRERIDEIRIRIGRPVELNFGKTVQFLPPAVSEKEGEQLFGNLAKHSIYALEEELKRGYITVEGGHRVGLAGKVILENGAVKAIRDISSFNIRIAREKIGIADKLLPFLFDGDWKHTMIIGAPHTGKTTLLRDIARLVSTGSKARRIPPAKVGIVDERSEIAGCFHGIPQMTFGTRVDVLDGCPKAEGMMMMIRSMSPDVLIVDEIGRKEDTEAILEAVHAGIRLIMTTHGETLDELVQRPILKEIIEQKVFERFIELSKSQGPGTIVSLKDREGRQLFRKVSAVHD